A stretch of DNA from Halioglobus japonicus:
CATCGGTGTGTCGCCCCATTGGGCGAGATACGGCTCAGGAACACTAACAGCGCCAGAACTAATCATACGATTCAAATGAATCAGCTCCGCGGCATTGCACAGATGTGTGCCAATGATTTTGGCTGTGGGCATGATAATTGATCGTTGCCGCATCCATACTTGTGGCGCATAAAAGCTATAGCGGCGCGCCGCCATGTCGTCGCAATAAACCACTCTCCCTGTATGTGGCCTTACCAGCATGACCGAAGCAAATAGTGAATCATTGTGAGCGCGCTCCATAATGATGTCCGGCTGCCCTCGGGGGTTGTCCGATGAACGCAATAGCTTGCCCAGTGCATTGCCGACAGGTTTTAGCGTGTGCTCATTCATCAGGCGTACTGCCTCTTTGAATTCACTGCTTTCAGGCGCTGGTAGCTCGGGCATGGTTTCAGGCCATTCGAACAACGGTTCGCGGCGACGAATTTCTTCTAGACTAACGGCACCCATAACCGCGTCACCGTAGCCCAGCGAAAGCACGAAGTCTCTCTGAGCGTCCGTGTCGGTTAGCACCGCGATGCGGAGTGAGTAGGCACGAGCTGCTTCCAGCGCTGCCATAGCGCGCTCATCGCGAACCTTGTTATTTTTTCCGTAAAGAATTACGCAAGCCTGGCCCGGTAAGGCCTGCGCGCGACGCAGCATCGTGGCAGGAGGCTCGCTGCCTGGCTTACCCATAAACGTCATATAGTAGCCAGAACTTGCACCAAAAAATGTGATGGCGCCGCCAGCTTCCAGTGCCTGGAACGAGCGGGGAAAAGCTGTTTCGCCCGCATGTGAGACTGCCTGGGTGCATAGGTCCCCTTGATTTGCCTCGCGCACCTGCTCGAGAAAGCGCGTCCCTTGCCGTTCCCAATCGTGCCACTGGCTGGCGTCCCGGGGGATTCGTGTAAAACAGGATATTAGATCTGCATCACGTCGATTGATACCGGCGGCACCCAGTCCTTCCAGGTAACTGACTCTGTTCTCGGAAGATACAAGCCCGGTAACAGTTGCACCTATGGCTCGCCCCAGTTCGACTGTCCAGGCGCCGGTGCCGGAGGCCGCACCTTCCACAAACAATCGGTCACACTGATGTGTGCCCAAAGCTCCAAACAGCGATCGATAAGCAGTGCCCGCCGGTAGTTGATAGCTACCCATAGCCTCGATGGATAGTCCGGAGGCAGGTGCAATGAGTTGAGGCCCATCTGCCAACATGAATTGCTGGTGGGATCCGTCCGGTGACTGGTAGCCTTGGATATGGAACTCAGTGTACATCGGGTCGTCCGCTGCCGTTGGATCAAGCAGGTCTGAGACACCGGAGTATACGGTGACAAGTTGGCCCAGCGTGATGCGACCTTCCTGTTGCAGGGCTTCACCAAGCGAGGCAACAATGCCTACGCCGCCAGACCCTGTGACATGCAAGTCTTCGTCGTGTTCGTCGAACAGTGAAATCGGAATACCGGTAACAGCCCAGATGTCGTTGTAGTTGACTTCCGATGTGAGCATATACAGCAAAGCCTGATTGGGGCCCGGTGAAGGAACGGGCTTGATGACTTCATGTTCAGCGTCGGCGGGATCACCATGCAGGGCTACCCCTGTTTTCGGGTCGCGCTGTACTGCCTGTGCCATTTGGTAGCTGGGAATGGGCGTGATACCTGCAAAGAAAGGGGCTCCCATAGGTAGCATATCGCCTTGGCGAATCAACGTGTCTTTTAGCTTGGTTGAGACGCGTGGGCGTGCGGGGAGGGCAGGTGAGTGCTTGTCGAGGAATAGCTTGATACCGCGCTTGCCGCCATGTCGTTCGTCGAGCACATAACGGGAAAACGTTTCGGCTTCCTGAGCGAGTCCTGCCTCGAACCCGACCTTCCAACCGTGGCGGACAAGATGGACAATAGCCTTTGCAACGGGTCCTCGCCCCGCCAATTCAGAGGCATCCAGGCACTTTCGGACGTAGTCATCCCTTAGGCATTCCACTGGAAACTCCTGGGGTGTTTGCCAGCGTTTGACTGCCTCGTGACGGGCCCTCATGGCCGTCACTGCAACACCTTTGCCATCCAGACAGGCCTCACGCGCTGCAGCCTGGGCTGCTGCGAGGACGGATTCATTGCCCCGGCAAAGGTGGTCGATAAGGCCATATCGCTCTCCCGTCATGCCGTCGATTGCTCGGCCTGACAACATCATGGCCAGCGCTCTCGTCAGCCCCTCGCTCTGTTGTTGTGCGCCGGCGGCGTCAGCCATGATCCGAGTGAGTCGCTGTGTGCCGCCGTAGCCCGGGGGAAGGAACAAATTAATCTCGGGCTGGCCAAGCTGGGTATATTGATTGCCCACGCGCCAGTGACAGGCCATTGCCAGTTCACAACCACCGCCCAGAGCGGCGCCGTCTATGGCTGCAATAACAGGCTTGTCCATTGACTCAATCAGCGAGGTAACACTGTGTGCCTTGGACGGCATCGACAGGGCTGTGCTCTTGTCGTGTACTTCATCCAGTAGTTGACGTACATCCGCGCCCGCGACAAAAGTTTTCCCACCGCGACCTGTGATGACCGCTGCGCCAATGTCATCGCGTCGCCTGATATGCGTCAGGATCGTCTCCAACTCATCCAGCACGCGCTCCGAGAGAGCGTTCACCGGAGGATTATCCAGCGTAATGGTGGCGATGCACTGCGTTCTTTCACCGCTAGTGGTTACAGGTACATACTCCACCCTGAGGGTGCGGCTGGATTCAATAATGGCCTGTTGATTGGCGCGATCCTCCTGCCTGCGCCACTGCTCGACGACACGGCGTATCTTCGGGAGGCACTCTGGGTTGCGCAGGGTCGATGTATCGCCCAGCTCCTGATCTAGCACGATGGCTTTGAGAAAACGGCGTAAATATTTCCCGCTGCGTGTTTCGGGAAATGCATCGACACAGAGAAAGGCTGAGGGTACTGCCAGGCTGCCTTTCTCAGTTTGTACCAGTTCCGCCAGGTGGCGCTCGTCATCGGAGGACAGTGACTGCCGGGCGACGGGCAATATGAATGCGAGTGGCGTCAGTCCCTTGTCCTGATGGGGTGCGCCAATGACAATGCAGTTGCCCACCTTTGATTCGGGGTTGAGTTGGCGGTCTTTAAGTATGGCGCCCTCGATTTCTTCGGTACCCATACGGTGCCCCGAGACGTTGATGACATCGTCCGAACGACCGTGCAGCGAATAGCTGCCATTGGTGTACCTACGGGCAAAGTCACCTTGCACGTATGTGTATTCAGGTTCGCCTGAGTCGCTGCGATAGCGCCCGAAGTATGTGGCTTTGAATCTCTCTATATCACCCATCCACTCGTCACTGTTGACATTATCGGGGTCGCCCCAGATCGTGCGCGCCAGATAGGGGTAGGGCCGAGTGATGACGATTTCACCTTTCTCGTCTGGTCGGGCCTGACTGTAGGTAACGCGACCCGTTTCATCGGGCTCGCTGTTGCCTATCCATATGTCACCGAATATCCAGGGCAGGGGATAGGTTTGAGCGTCGGCGCGCAGAGGCATCTCTGCATTGCCATAGGGGTGCGTCCAGACGATCCCCCCATGCTCCGTTGCCCAATAGGAGTTTATGTACTGCGGTGTGACCAGATCCATGGCAAACCGTTGAACGCTGGGGCTCGTGGGCTCTGCACAGAACGTTGCTACTCTCACTGATGAACGACTGTAACGTTCTACATCCAACCGATTTTGTGGATTGCTGATGATGCCTTTGAGGAAGGTGACTCCTGCCTTGAAGATGGTGACGCCGTAGCGCTCGATAATGGATGCGAATCGTCCAGCGTTGGGAAATGTCGGCGGTCCCTCTGTGACGACGGAAGTGAGCCGGTTAGTGAGTGCTGCACTGATCAGGTATGACTGGCCGGTAATCCAGCCTGGGTCTGCAATGACCCAGATGATGTCCTCGCCAGCGCGAGCATCGAAACTGATTTTGGTGCTATAGCTGACTCCGGCTGTATAGCCGCCATGAACATGGACCACGCCTTTCGGCTTTCCCGTCGATCCAGAGGTGTAGATTATGAACAGTGGAAAATCGGCGCTCACAGGGACAGGTTTTACCGAACGCCACAATGCTTGCGTGAGTTCAGTATCTCCGAGAGCCATAAGCTCCGAGCGCTTTTGCAGCCCAGCGTTGGAGAGAATGGTTGCCTCTGCCTGGATTAGAATGTCTTCTGCCCAGAGGTCGCGACCTTCGTGCCAGGATATTTCCGGTAGGTCGGCGTGACGGACAACAATCACTTTTTGCACGCCGGAGCGAGTTCTGGATAGTGTTTCCGCCAGATCACCTCGCAGACTGGCAACTGCCTCGGGTTCGATATCAAGCTCTGCGAGAACCTGCCCGGCTTCGCGCATGACATCTGCGCGAGTGACCGAGATTTCACCGGCGAGCCCCTCGGCGACGCGACGACAGATACGTTGCCCTATGGCGGCGTTCGCAGATGCATCCGCTATGGCGGCAAGCGCCGACTTTAGGCTGATATACAGATCCAGTGCGGGGTCGCAGTAGGCCTCCTTAAAGGGTACCAGCTCCGCGTTACGTGATGCACCGTCGGCAGTTATAACGACACTGGCACCGGCGTTCTCAATGCGATCGGCAAGGGTTTTGTCGGAGAATCCACCGAATACCGGCGTATAGATAACGCCAATACGTTTCGCCGCTTCCGTCCAGACAATCTGCTCGAGAATATTGGGCATGTTGATGGCAATGCGATCGCCTTTGACAAGGCCGAGCTCAAGCAGCGCTTGAGCGGCGATAACCGATCGAAGGAGGAGTTCCCGACGGCTGATTGCGTTGTGCTGTACTGGCCCTCCTTTGCCTGCATTGAGCGCAGGATCCCAGCGATCGCCTTCATAGTAGAATGCGATTTCATCACCGTGTCCGGCCAATACATGGCGGTCCAGCTCATTGAATGCGGCGTTAGTCATTGCGCCACTAAACCAGCGATAAAACGGCGCGCTGCTTTCGTCCAGAGCCTGTTGCCAGGGCTGCCATGCCAAGGCATCGGCCGGCTTGGCGGTATGGGCGTGCCAGCCCTGCCAGTGGTCCTGCTGAACACGGGTGAGCCAGCTATTCGTCTGGGGGTTAAACCAGTGGATCTCCCGGGCGGCTATGTCAGCGTGGAATGCTCCCAGATCCTCTTCGCAGGCTTTGCGCATACGCTGCCAGTCTTCCAGGCTTTGAATGGGGTTCTCGCGCACATCTTCCGGGGTGGCGGGTGAATAGATATTTTGCATGACAACTTTCTCCTATAGCGCCTGTGCGACTCGGCTGCGAATCGGTGCGGTGACGTTCGTCGAAGAGTGAAAGACGGTCTCATAGAGCTCAATAATTTCGTCAATATCCGGAACGACGGGGTTGTTAGCGGGAGAGCCCGAGGCCAGGGCCTGCTCTGCCATAGTAGGCAGAAGTGTCGTGTAGTCGCTTTCGTGAATGCCAAACTGTTGCGGGCTCGGTACTTTGAGATCCTCGTTAAGTCGGCGCAGTTCCTCTATCAAAATGCGCGTGGCAACTGTGTCATTAGTGCCTGCGGGTACTACACCCATCTGGCGTGCACAATCGGCGTAGCGGCGCATGGCAAACGGTACCGAGAATGCAGTGACCGCCGGGAGCAGCATGGCGTTACTGAGGCCATGAGGTACTTGGAAATGGGCGCCCAGGGGGCGACTCATACCGTGAACCAAAGCTACTGACGCGTTGGAAAATGCCATACCTGCCTGAGTAGAGCCGAGCATCATGGCCTCTCTCGCGCTGACGTTATCTGGTTCAAAGCAGGCTGTGCGAATATTTTCAAACAGTGATTTCATGGCCGCGAGCGCTAGCCCGTCGGAGTATTGGCTTGCCTTGCGGCTCACGTAGGCTTCTATGGCATGAGTGAGGCTATCGATGCCTGTGTCTGCAGTCAGGCGAAATGGCATGGTTAACGTGAGCTCATAGTCGATCAGAGCAGCGGAGGGCATGAAGGCGCGCCCCAGGCACAGTAGCTTCTCATCGTTCCTCGCGTCAGTGATGATCGATACTCGCGTGGCCTCAGAACCCGTACCGGCAGTCGTAGGTATGGCAATAATAGGCAGACCCGGGCTGGCATTGTCCTGGGGTACAGCGAAGTCGCGCACGGTACCACCGGCTGGCCCAATGAGTGAGACCATTTTTGCAGTATCCATGGGGCTGCCGCCGCCGAGTCCAATGATGCAATCGTAGTCCTGTTGTTGAAGGGCCTGGCTTGCGGCGGCGACTGTTGCATCAGTTGGGTCGGCGGGAACATCGCTGAAAATGCCGTATGTCAATCCTGCATGATCAAGCGGCAGAGTAATACGCTCAAGATAACCATACTTAATGATCACTGGGCCGCAGATAATCAGGGGCCGCCGCAGATTGAGTTGTATCAGCACATCGGCAATCCTGCCGCTGGCCCCTCCACCTATACACATAATTGGTGGTGTAAGAATAGTTGTACACATAGCTGTCCCTCCCGGAGCAGTTGAACCGACCTTTGTTTGGCATGCAGAACCTCGCCCAGGATCATTCCCGGGTTTGTGTGGTGTGCTGCTATTGAGTGCTTTGGTTGCGAGCGAAAGTGGTTTCGCAAGAACAGGGCTTAACTGCCCTGGGGAGAGAAGGAAATGCGATCAACAATGTACAGTGAGATGGCGCCCAGTGGGCGGAGAATGGCAATGAGCGCGTTAGCGGCAAAAGCCCCGCTTAGCTTGATACAGCTTGGCATGCCGAAATTCATCGAATTCGATAAATTCATAATGGCCTCCCTGGATCTCTGGTCTGCACCCTTGAGTGCACTAAAATGCAGTGAACAGACTGAAGATATTCCGCAGCAGTCTGCGTCTATTGGGCGGGTAGTTGACTTGGTTTGCTAGCAATACTCCCTGCCCATGGTTAGCCACATTAGTGGAGTGAACAGGTTTTGTCGCCGTAGCCTATAGGTTGCTAAAACTTTGAGTAATACTCGCTATTCAATATTAAAACTCACCCTGTATCAGCTGGCCTCGCATAACAACCGCAGTGGGTTGCAACTGCCAGATTTCGTGAGGGTCTACGTTAAACAGGTTCTTGTTGAGAACTATGAAGTCTGCAGATTTTCCTGCGCTGATAGAGCCTGTCTCGTCTTCCAGTCGCAGCTGATATGCGCCGTTTTGGGTATAGCCGCGCAGTAATTGTTCGAGGCTGAGACGTTCGTCAGCGGGCGAACGAACGCCGTCGTCAGGGCTCTGCCACCACTCTACGGGATACTGCCGGGTGTGCCCGGTCTGCATGCCGAGATAGGGGCTGATGAATGTGGCCAGCATTTCTCCCCCCACCATTCGTCGCTCGAGTACGTCACTCTGGCGCCTGACTCCACAACGGATCTGGCGCGGTACATGAGGG
This window harbors:
- a CDS encoding AMP-binding protein, translating into MQNIYSPATPEDVRENPIQSLEDWQRMRKACEEDLGAFHADIAAREIHWFNPQTNSWLTRVQQDHWQGWHAHTAKPADALAWQPWQQALDESSAPFYRWFSGAMTNAAFNELDRHVLAGHGDEIAFYYEGDRWDPALNAGKGGPVQHNAISRRELLLRSVIAAQALLELGLVKGDRIAINMPNILEQIVWTEAAKRIGVIYTPVFGGFSDKTLADRIENAGASVVITADGASRNAELVPFKEAYCDPALDLYISLKSALAAIADASANAAIGQRICRRVAEGLAGEISVTRADVMREAGQVLAELDIEPEAVASLRGDLAETLSRTRSGVQKVIVVRHADLPEISWHEGRDLWAEDILIQAEATILSNAGLQKRSELMALGDTELTQALWRSVKPVPVSADFPLFIIYTSGSTGKPKGVVHVHGGYTAGVSYSTKISFDARAGEDIIWVIADPGWITGQSYLISAALTNRLTSVVTEGPPTFPNAGRFASIIERYGVTIFKAGVTFLKGIISNPQNRLDVERYSRSSVRVATFCAEPTSPSVQRFAMDLVTPQYINSYWATEHGGIVWTHPYGNAEMPLRADAQTYPLPWIFGDIWIGNSEPDETGRVTYSQARPDEKGEIVITRPYPYLARTIWGDPDNVNSDEWMGDIERFKATYFGRYRSDSGEPEYTYVQGDFARRYTNGSYSLHGRSDDVINVSGHRMGTEEIEGAILKDRQLNPESKVGNCIVIGAPHQDKGLTPLAFILPVARQSLSSDDERHLAELVQTEKGSLAVPSAFLCVDAFPETRSGKYLRRFLKAIVLDQELGDTSTLRNPECLPKIRRVVEQWRRQEDRANQQAIIESSRTLRVEYVPVTTSGERTQCIATITLDNPPVNALSERVLDELETILTHIRRRDDIGAAVITGRGGKTFVAGADVRQLLDEVHDKSTALSMPSKAHSVTSLIESMDKPVIAAIDGAALGGGCELAMACHWRVGNQYTQLGQPEINLFLPPGYGGTQRLTRIMADAAGAQQQSEGLTRALAMMLSGRAIDGMTGERYGLIDHLCRGNESVLAAAQAAAREACLDGKGVAVTAMRARHEAVKRWQTPQEFPVECLRDDYVRKCLDASELAGRGPVAKAIVHLVRHGWKVGFEAGLAQEAETFSRYVLDERHGGKRGIKLFLDKHSPALPARPRVSTKLKDTLIRQGDMLPMGAPFFAGITPIPSYQMAQAVQRDPKTGVALHGDPADAEHEVIKPVPSPGPNQALLYMLTSEVNYNDIWAVTGIPISLFDEHDEDLHVTGSGGVGIVASLGEALQQEGRITLGQLVTVYSGVSDLLDPTAADDPMYTEFHIQGYQSPDGSHQQFMLADGPQLIAPASGLSIEAMGSYQLPAGTAYRSLFGALGTHQCDRLFVEGAASGTGAWTVELGRAIGATVTGLVSSENRVSYLEGLGAAGINRRDADLISCFTRIPRDASQWHDWERQGTRFLEQVREANQGDLCTQAVSHAGETAFPRSFQALEAGGAITFFGASSGYYMTFMGKPGSEPPATMLRRAQALPGQACVILYGKNNKVRDERAMAALEAARAYSLRIAVLTDTDAQRDFVLSLGYGDAVMGAVSLEEIRRREPLFEWPETMPELPAPESSEFKEAVRLMNEHTLKPVGNALGKLLRSSDNPRGQPDIIMERAHNDSLFASVMLVRPHTGRVVYCDDMAARRYSFYAPQVWMRQRSIIMPTAKIIGTHLCNAAELIHLNRMISSGAVSVPEPYLAQWGDTPMMHQAMWENRLPEVTDGAVKAVVNHALPCKNLKTYDELLAAWSMAEQIES
- a CDS encoding iron-containing alcohol dehydrogenase, with product MCTTILTPPIMCIGGGASGRIADVLIQLNLRRPLIICGPVIIKYGYLERITLPLDHAGLTYGIFSDVPADPTDATVAAASQALQQQDYDCIIGLGGGSPMDTAKMVSLIGPAGGTVRDFAVPQDNASPGLPIIAIPTTAGTGSEATRVSIITDARNDEKLLCLGRAFMPSAALIDYELTLTMPFRLTADTGIDSLTHAIEAYVSRKASQYSDGLALAAMKSLFENIRTACFEPDNVSAREAMMLGSTQAGMAFSNASVALVHGMSRPLGAHFQVPHGLSNAMLLPAVTAFSVPFAMRRYADCARQMGVVPAGTNDTVATRILIEELRRLNEDLKVPSPQQFGIHESDYTTLLPTMAEQALASGSPANNPVVPDIDEIIELYETVFHSSTNVTAPIRSRVAQAL
- a CDS encoding amidohydrolase family protein — translated: MLATFISPYLGMQTGHTRQYPVEWWQSPDDGVRSPADERLSLEQLLRGYTQNGAYQLRLEDETGSISAGKSADFIVLNKNLFNVDPHEIWQLQPTAVVMRGQLIQGEF